In Pseudomonas oryzihabitans, the DNA window ACCTCTTCCCCATCATGGAACTGGGTACCAGCGCCAAGATGCTGTCCATCGTCCCGCTGATGAACGGCGGCGGTCTGTTCGAAACCGGTGCCGGTGGCTCCGCGCCCAAGCACGTCCAGCAGTTGGTGCAGGAAAACCATCTGCGCTGGGACTCCCTGGGCGAGTTCCTGGCCCTGGCCGAATCCCTGAACCACCTGGGTGAGACCACCGGTAACGCCAAGGCCAAGATCCTGGCCAAGACTCTGGACCAGGCCAACGGCAAGTTCCTCGACAGCAACAAGTCGCCGTCGCGCAAGACGGGTGAACTGGATAACCGTGGCAGCCACTTCTATCTGGCACTGTACTGGATCCAGGCCCTGGCCGAGCAGAGCGAAGACGCCCAGCTCAAGGCCCAGTTCGAACCGGTGGCCAAGTCGCTGAGCGCCGATGAGGCCAAGGTGGTCGCCGAGCTGAACGGCGTCCAGGGCCAGGCGGTGGACATCGGTGGCTACTACCACCCTGACCAGGCCAAGACCAGCCAGGCGATGCGTCCGAGCGCTACGCTCAATGCCGCCCTGGCCCAGCTCAAGGGCTGAGATCAGCTCCTGCGTTGACCGCGAACCCCGGCCCCGGCCGGGGTTCGCTGCATTTGGGACCGACAAAGCTTAAGGCGTATACTGCGCGATTACCGATAGCGGAGTCCGAGATGGATTGGCACGCCCACGTCACCGTGGCCACCGTAGTGGAAGACGCCGGCCGCTTCCTGCTGGTCGAGGAAGAGAAACAGGGCCGCCTGGTGCTCAACCAGCCGGCCGGGCACCTGGAGCCGGGCGAGAGCCTGATCGAGGCGGCACGCCGCGAGACCCTGGAAGAAACCGCCTGGCAGGTGGAGATCCAGGGCGTGATCGGCATCGGCCTCTATGTCGCGCCGGGCAATGGCGTCACCTACTACCGCACCGCCTTTCATGCCCGGCCCTTGGTCCATGAAAGCGAGCGCGCCCTGGACGCCGACATCACCCGTGCGGTCTGGCTGACGCTCGACGAGATCCGCGCCGAGCGGGCTCGGCTACGCAGCCCCCTGGTACTCGATGCCATCGAAAAGTACCTGGATGGACACCGCTATCCCCTGTCGATGATCGTAGATATGAGAGGTTTTTGAAGTGAACGGCACCCGCGTCATCGTCGGCATGTCCGGCGGAGTGGATTCCTCGGTCTCCGCCCTCTTGCTCAAGGAGCAGGGCTATCAGGTCGAGGGCCTGTTCATGAAGAACTGGGACGAGGATGACGGTACCGAGTACTGTACCGCCAAGGAGGACTTGGCCGACGCCCAGGCGGTCTGCGACCGCATCGGCATCACCCTGCACACGGCCAACTTCGCCGCGGAGTACTGGGACCATGTCTTCGAGCACTTCCTCGCCGAATACAAGGCTGGCCGCACGCCCAATCCGGACATCCTCTGCAACCGCGAGATCAAGTTCAAGGCCTTCCTCGACTATGCCCTGGCCCTGGGCGCCGACCTGATCGCCACCGGCCATTATGTGCGCCGTCGCGATGTCGACGGCCAGACCTTGCTCCTCAAGGGCCTGGATGCCAACAAGGACCAGAGCTACTTCCTCCACGCCGTGGGTGGTGAGCAGCTGGCCCGCACCCTCTTCCCGGTGGGCGAACTGGAAAAGCCCGAAGTCCGCGCCATCGCCGAACTGCACGGCCTGGCCACCGCGCGCAAGAAGGACTCCACCGGCATCTGCTTTATCGGCGAACGCCGCTTCAGCGACTTCCTCAAGCAATACCTGCCGGCCCAGCCAGGTGACATCGAGACCACCACCGGCGAGGTCATCGGTCGCCACCACGGCCTGATGTACCACACCATTGGCCAGCGCCAGGGCCTGGGCATTGGCGGCATGAAGGATGCCGGTGACGATCCCTGGTACGTACTGAGCAAGGACCTGACCCGCAACGTCCTGATCGTTGGCCAGGGCAATGCCCACCCCTGGCTGTTCGCCGAGTCCCTGACCGTCAGCGAGATGTTCTGGGTCAACGACCTGGACCTCACCCAGCCGCGCCGTCTCACCGCCAAGGTCCGCTATCGCCAGCAGGATCAGCCCTGCCAGATCGAACGCCAGGGCGCCGGCTACCGGGTGGTCTTCGACGAACCCCAGCGCGCCGTGACCCCGGGTCAGTCGGTGGTCTTCTATGATGGCGACGTCTGCCTGGGCGGCGGCGTGATCGAGCACTACCAACCCGCCTGCGCCGAGGCGCCCGCCGCATGAACCGTACCCAGGAACAACTCATCGCCCTGGGCGGCGTCTTCCAGGCCGCCCTGCTGGTGGACCAGCTGGCGCGTACCGGCCAGGTAGCGGAAGAACCTCTGGCCTGCCTGCTCGGTAGCCTGCTGGTGCGCGATCCGGGCAGCACCCTGGAGGTCTATGGCGGCAGCGTCGCGCCGCTGCGCGAGGGCCTCGGCGCCCTGTCCAGCACCCTGGAGCGCAATCCCAACAGCCTGCAGCGCGAACCCTTGCGTTATGCCCTGGCGATGACCGCCCTGGAGCGCAAGCTGGAGAAGCGTGGCGACCTGCTCGACCTCATCGGTCGCCGCCTCACCCAGATCCAGTCCCAGGTCGAGCACTTCGGCGTGGCCCACGAGAACGTCATCGCCGCCTGCGGTGGCCTCTACGAGGACACCCTGAGCACCTTCAAGCAGCGCATCCAGGTGCACGGCGAAATGCGCTACCTGCAGCAGTCCGCCACCGCCTCGCGGGTGCGCGCCCTGCTGCTGGCCGGCATTCGCTCCGCACGCCTCTGGCGGCAGCTCGGCGGCCACCGCTGGCAGCTGGTGCTCAATCGTCGCAAGCTGCTCGACAACCTCTACCCCTTGCGCAACGTCTGATCCCAGGCCGGCGGCGGTACTACAGCGCCGGCCTTTGCGTGTAGAATTCCGCCCCTTTCTCCCCCGCTACCAAGAGAATGCCCATGCAGCTCTCCTCGCTCACCGCCGTATCGCCCATCGACGGCCGTTACGCCGGCAAGACCGCCGCCCTGCGCTCCATCTTCAGCGAATTCGGCCTGATCCGTTTCCGCGCCCAGGTCGAGGTCCGCTGGCTGCAGCGCCTGGCCGCCCACGCGGGCATTCCCGAGGTCGCACCCTTCTCCGCCGAGGCCAATGCCCTGCTGGACAAGCTGGCCACCGAGTTCAGCGTCGAGCAGGCCCAGCGGGTCAAGGACATCGAGCGCACCACCAATCACGACGTCAAGGCCATCGAGTACCTGCTCAAGGAAGAGGTCGCCGACCTGCCGGAACTGGCTGCGGTGAGCGAATTCATCCACTTCGCCTGCACCTCCGAGGACATCAACAACCT includes these proteins:
- a CDS encoding NUDIX hydrolase, giving the protein MDWHAHVTVATVVEDAGRFLLVEEEKQGRLVLNQPAGHLEPGESLIEAARRETLEETAWQVEIQGVIGIGLYVAPGNGVTYYRTAFHARPLVHESERALDADITRAVWLTLDEIRAERARLRSPLVLDAIEKYLDGHRYPLSMIVDMRGF
- the mnmA gene encoding tRNA 2-thiouridine(34) synthase MnmA, translating into MSGGVDSSVSALLLKEQGYQVEGLFMKNWDEDDGTEYCTAKEDLADAQAVCDRIGITLHTANFAAEYWDHVFEHFLAEYKAGRTPNPDILCNREIKFKAFLDYALALGADLIATGHYVRRRDVDGQTLLLKGLDANKDQSYFLHAVGGEQLARTLFPVGELEKPEVRAIAELHGLATARKKDSTGICFIGERRFSDFLKQYLPAQPGDIETTTGEVIGRHHGLMYHTIGQRQGLGIGGMKDAGDDPWYVLSKDLTRNVLIVGQGNAHPWLFAESLTVSEMFWVNDLDLTQPRRLTAKVRYRQQDQPCQIERQGAGYRVVFDEPQRAVTPGQSVVFYDGDVCLGGGVIEHYQPACAEAPAA
- the hflD gene encoding high frequency lysogenization protein HflD; this translates as MNRTQEQLIALGGVFQAALLVDQLARTGQVAEEPLACLLGSLLVRDPGSTLEVYGGSVAPLREGLGALSSTLERNPNSLQREPLRYALAMTALERKLEKRGDLLDLIGRRLTQIQSQVEHFGVAHENVIAACGGLYEDTLSTFKQRIQVHGEMRYLQQSATASRVRALLLAGIRSARLWRQLGGHRWQLVLNRRKLLDNLYPLRNV